A region of the Plasmodium reichenowi strain SY57 chromosome Unknown, whole genome shotgun sequence genome:
ACCTACATGTGTCTGCGAAAAGTCGATGGCGGACAAAGTGGAAAAGGGATGTTTGAAGTGTGGAGGAGTATTAGGTGCGGCGATGCCTGAATTGGGTTCCATAGGTGGAAGTCTTTTAAGTGCTTTATATGCCTGGAAACCTACGGCACTTAAGGTTGCTACACAATATGCCATAGATAAGGGTTTTGCTTTCGGTAAAGTTTATGGTGATATTCACGGTAGGAAAATAgttattacatttttagAAAAATTGGGTGTAAAAGATTTTTGTCCTGATTTATTTGAATCCATTGGTACTACAACTGATTATTATGATGCCTCAAAGATTGCTGGAATTATTCTtcaaagaaaaaatgatatgTGTTCGGCGACGGCCGCTAGCCAGGCGAATAGTACTATGTGCACAAAATTTGAGATTGAATTTGGTCTACGTCTTACAAATGGTACACCAACTGGTCCTCCACCAACTCAAGCTATACCACAAACGATAAAAGGACTTGTTGAAGAAGCTACACAAGCTGCTGAAGCACTTGCTGAGACTAGTGCTAAAGACGTTGCTGCTGAAATCACAAAAGAACAGACTA
Encoded here:
- a CDS encoding rifin, giving the protein MENFNKQTQQRFHEYDERMKNTRQKCKDQCDKEIQKIILKDKLEKQMAQQLTTLETKIDTDDIPTCVCEKSMADKVEKGCLKCGGVLGAAMPELGSIGGSLLSALYAWKPTALKVATQYAIDKGFAFGKVYGDIHGRKIVITFLEKLGVKDFCPDLFESIGTTTDYYDASKIAGIILQRKNDMCSATAASQANSTMCTKFEIEFGLRLTNGTPTGPPPTQAIPQTIKGLVEEATQAAEALAETSAKDVAAEITKEQTNAINTIFMSNQTAIIASIVAIVVIILVMVIIYLILRYRRKKKMKKKLQYIKLLEE